Proteins encoded in a region of the Mucilaginibacter sabulilitoris genome:
- a CDS encoding M3 family oligoendopeptidase — MIHKKTRTYIPATLDIKWENLEPIYKELLERPINSVEELEKWLHDKSELEAALEEDFAWRYIRMTCDTASEELLQNFQYFATEIEPKIAPYGNELNKKLVASEYVDKLDKEKYFIFLRAVKKALELFREENIPVQTEIQVEQQKYQSITGAMSVHIGDKEFTLEQASVFLKDTNRTKRQEAWEKITARRLQDKDQLNELFDHLRKLRHTVATNAGFENFRDYMFQALGRFDYTPQDCYAFHAAIETEIVPILREQAEKRKAALALPTLKPWDMDVDVSGKPALKPFNNGKELIEKSIQCFSNINRYLGERLEIMKDNNLFDVESRKGKAPGGYNYPLSETGAPFIFMNSANTFRDLTTMVHEGGHAVHTFLTADLELNDFKHCPSEVAELASMSMELISMDNWDVFFDNEEDLKRAKRDQLFDVLKTLPWVAVIDQFQHWIYTNPDHTDADRTTAWMEIYEPFGAGFVDWGEHPEAEANLWQKQLHIFEVPFYYIEYGMAQLGAIAVWKNYKENPEKGLQQYLDALKLGYTKTIKEIYETAGIKFDFSAAYVKELAEFVKAEMDKIN; from the coding sequence ATGATCCATAAAAAAACAAGAACATACATTCCGGCAACCCTCGACATTAAATGGGAAAACCTGGAACCAATCTATAAGGAATTACTTGAACGTCCTATCAATTCGGTTGAGGAACTTGAAAAATGGCTACATGACAAAAGTGAACTGGAAGCTGCTTTAGAAGAAGATTTTGCATGGCGCTACATTCGTATGACCTGCGATACAGCCAGCGAAGAGCTGCTTCAAAACTTCCAGTATTTTGCTACAGAAATTGAGCCCAAAATTGCCCCTTACGGTAACGAGCTCAACAAAAAGCTGGTAGCCAGCGAATATGTTGACAAGCTGGATAAAGAAAAATACTTCATCTTTTTACGTGCTGTTAAAAAGGCGCTTGAACTATTCAGGGAAGAGAATATCCCGGTACAAACCGAGATACAGGTTGAGCAACAAAAATACCAGTCCATCACCGGTGCCATGTCGGTGCATATTGGCGATAAAGAGTTTACCCTGGAACAGGCATCTGTATTTTTAAAAGATACCAACCGGACCAAACGCCAGGAAGCCTGGGAAAAAATAACCGCCCGCCGCCTGCAGGATAAAGACCAGCTTAATGAGCTTTTTGATCACCTGCGCAAATTGAGGCATACTGTTGCTACCAACGCCGGCTTCGAAAACTTCAGGGATTATATGTTCCAGGCGCTGGGCAGGTTTGATTATACCCCGCAGGATTGTTATGCTTTTCACGCGGCCATTGAAACCGAAATTGTGCCCATCCTACGCGAGCAGGCCGAAAAACGCAAGGCGGCCCTTGCCCTGCCCACATTAAAACCATGGGATATGGATGTTGATGTATCGGGCAAACCGGCCTTAAAGCCGTTTAATAATGGTAAAGAGCTGATCGAAAAATCAATACAATGCTTTAGCAATATTAACCGTTATTTGGGCGAGCGCTTGGAGATCATGAAGGATAACAACCTTTTTGACGTGGAAAGCCGCAAGGGTAAGGCTCCTGGTGGTTATAATTACCCGCTGTCAGAAACCGGCGCGCCGTTTATTTTCATGAACTCGGCCAATACCTTCCGTGACCTTACTACTATGGTGCATGAGGGTGGGCACGCTGTGCATACCTTTCTGACTGCAGATCTGGAATTGAATGATTTTAAACACTGTCCTTCCGAAGTTGCTGAACTGGCCTCCATGTCAATGGAGCTTATATCTATGGACAATTGGGACGTATTTTTTGATAATGAAGAAGACCTGAAACGCGCCAAACGCGACCAGCTATTTGATGTTTTAAAAACCCTGCCTTGGGTAGCCGTGATAGACCAGTTTCAGCACTGGATATATACCAATCCCGACCATACCGATGCGGACCGTACAACTGCCTGGATGGAGATTTATGAACCATTTGGTGCAGGCTTCGTAGACTGGGGTGAACACCCGGAGGCTGAAGCCAATTTATGGCAAAAGCAGCTGCATATTTTCGAGGTGCCGTTCTATTATATTGAGTATGGCATGGCCCAGTTAGGCGCTATTGCGGTATGGAAAAACTACAAAGAAAACCCGGAAAAAGGATTACAGCAATACCTTGATGCTTTAAAGCTTGGGTATACCAAAACCATTAAGGAAATTTACGAAACGGCCGGTATCAAGTTTGATTTCAGTGCTGCTTATGTAAAAGAACTGGCCGAATTTGTAAAGGCCGAAATGGATAAAATCAATTAA
- a CDS encoding glycosyl-4,4'-diaponeurosporenoate acyltransferase CrtO family protein: protein MNQAVNFFWTILCFAPAVAYWAASGALLWCFIFIGISVMTQLIPGRLLQLSTNPKWYEGLGVKFIRKFVQHGEYINRLIRKSQPGYGIIKHKANAAQYLKTIVMYERFHLICFIFFLLTTIHSFINHYNMLTLLMLGANIIYNICPILLQQYNRARVLKLDR, encoded by the coding sequence ATGAACCAGGCGGTTAACTTCTTCTGGACTATTCTTTGTTTTGCCCCGGCAGTAGCATATTGGGCGGCGTCCGGTGCGCTGCTCTGGTGTTTTATATTTATTGGCATTAGTGTTATGACTCAATTAATTCCTGGCAGGCTGCTACAACTGAGCACCAACCCAAAATGGTATGAGGGCTTAGGCGTAAAATTCATTCGCAAATTTGTGCAGCACGGCGAATATATAAACCGGCTGATCAGGAAAAGCCAACCGGGTTATGGCATCATTAAACATAAGGCCAATGCTGCGCAATACCTGAAAACCATTGTAATGTATGAGCGTTTCCATTTAATATGTTTTATTTTCTTCCTGTTAACCACTATCCACTCCTTCATAAATCATTATAATATGCTCACCCTTCTCATGTTGGGCGCCAACATCATTTATAACATTTGTCCTATATTGCTGCAGCAATATAACAGGGCAAGGGTATTAAAACTGGATCGGTAG